The following are encoded in a window of Streptomyces sp. Go-475 genomic DNA:
- a CDS encoding fumarylacetoacetate hydrolase family protein, protein MRIARFSIDGNVAFGAIEGEKQDELVLDIIKGIPFADYELSGTKVPVAKVRLLPPVLPNKVVAFGRNYADHARELGNEVPEAPFAFFKPSTSVIGPGDDIQYPSFSSEVHHEAELAVVIGRMCREVPRERVKDVIFGYTCANDITARDVQKREKQWARAKGFDSSCPLGPWVETDLDPSDLTIQLTVNGQQRQLGRTSEMIHSVEDLIVNISEAMTLLPGDVILTGTPAGVGPLNVGDEVAVTIEGIGTLTNKVVKRG, encoded by the coding sequence GTGCGCATCGCCAGATTCTCCATCGACGGGAACGTCGCCTTCGGCGCCATCGAGGGCGAGAAGCAGGACGAGCTCGTCCTGGACATCATCAAGGGCATCCCGTTCGCGGACTACGAGCTCTCCGGCACGAAGGTGCCGGTCGCCAAGGTCAGGCTGCTGCCCCCGGTGCTGCCCAACAAGGTCGTGGCCTTCGGCCGCAACTACGCCGACCACGCCCGGGAGCTGGGCAACGAGGTCCCCGAGGCCCCCTTCGCCTTCTTCAAGCCGTCCACCTCGGTGATCGGCCCCGGCGACGACATCCAGTACCCCTCCTTCTCCTCCGAGGTGCACCACGAGGCCGAGCTGGCCGTGGTCATCGGCCGGATGTGCCGCGAGGTCCCGCGCGAGCGCGTCAAGGACGTGATCTTCGGCTACACCTGCGCCAACGACATCACCGCCCGCGACGTCCAGAAGCGCGAGAAGCAGTGGGCCCGGGCCAAGGGCTTCGACAGCTCCTGCCCGCTCGGCCCCTGGGTGGAGACCGACCTCGACCCCTCCGACCTGACCATCCAGCTCACGGTCAACGGCCAGCAGCGCCAGCTCGGCCGCACCAGCGAGATGATCCACTCCGTCGAGGACCTGATCGTCAACATCTCCGAGGCCATGACGCTGCTCCCCGGCGACGTGATCCTCACGGGCACCCCGGCTGGGGTCGGCCCCCTGAACGTCGGCGACGAGGTCGCCGTCACCATCGAAGGCATCGGCACTCTCACCAACAAGGTTGTCAAGCGTGGCTAG
- the gltX gene encoding glutamate--tRNA ligase: MASAPGTPVRVRFCPSPTGNPHVGLVRTALFNWAFAKHHQGTLVFRIEDTDAARDSEESYTQLLDSMRWLGFDWDEGPEVGGPHAPYRQSQRMDLYKDVAQKLLDGGYAYRCYCSQEELDTRREAARAAGKPSGYDGHCRELTAAQVDEYQAQGREPIVRFRMPDETITFTDLVRGELTFTPENVPDYGIVRANGAPLYTLVNPVDDALMEITHVLRGEDLLSSTPRQIALYKALIELGVAKEIPSFGHLPYVMGEGNKKLSKRDPQSSLNLYRERGFLPEGLLNYLSLLGWSLSADQDVFGIDEMIAAFDIADVNPNPARFDLKKCEAINGDHIRLLDVKDFTERCRPWLQAPFAPWAPEAFDEAKWQAIAPHAQTRLKVLSEITDNVDFLFLPEPVEDEASWNKAMKEGSDALLRTAREKLEAADWTSAESLKEAVLAAGEAHGLKLGKAQAPVRVAVTGRTVGLPLFESLEILGKEKTLARIDAALAKLTA, encoded by the coding sequence GTGGCTAGCGCACCCGGCACTCCAGTACGCGTCCGTTTCTGCCCCTCGCCCACCGGTAACCCCCACGTGGGCCTGGTGCGCACCGCCCTGTTCAACTGGGCGTTCGCCAAGCACCACCAGGGCACCCTGGTCTTCCGCATCGAGGACACCGACGCGGCCCGCGACTCCGAGGAGTCCTACACCCAGCTGCTCGACTCGATGCGCTGGCTGGGCTTCGACTGGGACGAGGGCCCCGAGGTCGGCGGCCCGCACGCGCCGTACCGCCAGTCGCAGCGCATGGACCTGTACAAGGACGTCGCGCAGAAGCTCCTGGACGGCGGCTACGCCTACCGCTGCTACTGCTCCCAGGAGGAGCTGGACACCCGCCGCGAGGCCGCCCGCGCCGCCGGCAAGCCCTCCGGCTACGACGGCCACTGCCGCGAGCTGACCGCCGCCCAGGTCGACGAGTACCAGGCCCAGGGCCGCGAGCCGATCGTCCGCTTCCGCATGCCCGACGAGACGATCACCTTCACCGACCTGGTCCGCGGTGAGCTGACCTTCACCCCGGAGAACGTCCCGGACTACGGCATCGTCCGCGCCAACGGCGCCCCGCTGTACACCCTGGTCAACCCGGTCGACGACGCCCTGATGGAGATCACCCACGTCCTGCGCGGCGAGGACCTGCTCTCCTCCACCCCCCGCCAGATCGCCCTGTACAAGGCGCTGATCGAGCTGGGCGTCGCCAAGGAGATCCCCTCCTTCGGCCACCTGCCGTACGTGATGGGCGAGGGCAACAAGAAGCTCTCCAAGCGCGACCCGCAGTCCAGCCTGAACCTCTACCGGGAGCGCGGCTTCCTCCCCGAGGGCCTGCTCAACTACCTCTCCCTGCTCGGCTGGTCCCTCTCGGCCGACCAGGACGTCTTCGGGATCGACGAGATGATCGCGGCGTTCGACATCGCCGACGTGAACCCGAACCCGGCCCGCTTCGACCTCAAGAAGTGCGAGGCCATCAACGGCGACCACATCCGCCTGCTGGACGTGAAGGACTTCACGGAGCGCTGCCGCCCGTGGCTCCAGGCGCCGTTCGCCCCGTGGGCCCCGGAGGCCTTCGACGAGGCGAAGTGGCAGGCGATCGCCCCGCACGCGCAGACCCGCCTCAAGGTGCTCTCCGAGATCACCGACAACGTCGACTTCCTCTTCCTGCCGGAGCCGGTGGAGGACGAGGCCTCCTGGAACAAGGCCATGAAGGAGGGCTCGGACGCCCTGCTGCGCACGGCCCGCGAGAAGCTGGAGGCGGCCGACTGGACCTCCGCCGAGTCGCTGAAGGAGGCCGTCCTGGCCGCCGGCGAGGCCCACGGCCTCAAGCTCGGCAAGGCCCAGGCCCCGGTCCGCGTCGCGGTCACCGGCCGCACGGTCGGCCTGCCGCTGTTCGAGTCCCTGGAGATCCTGGGCAAGGAGAAGACCCTGGCCCGGATCGACGCGGCGCTGGCGAAGCTGACCGCGTAA
- a CDS encoding HAD family hydrolase gives MSIHAVVWDVDDTLFDYTTADRLGMRAHLAAEGLLDDYDTVEQALTRWREITDLQWARFAAGEATFEDQRRDRVRMFVGQELTDTEADAWFQRYLAHYEAVWALFPDVLPVLDALAASHRHAVLSNSSLHVQDRKLRVLGVHDRFETILCAAELGVSKPEAGAFHAVCEALALAPHQVAYVGDHPEIDGRGAADAGLLSVWIDRGGLYATIEAPVGPHRIASLAELPSLLGADTRFGAPSTFG, from the coding sequence ATGAGCATCCACGCCGTGGTCTGGGACGTCGACGACACCCTCTTCGACTACACCACCGCCGACCGCCTCGGCATGCGCGCCCACCTCGCGGCCGAGGGCCTGCTCGACGACTACGACACCGTCGAGCAGGCCCTCACCCGCTGGCGGGAGATCACCGACCTGCAGTGGGCCCGCTTCGCCGCCGGAGAGGCCACCTTCGAGGACCAGCGCCGCGACCGCGTGCGGATGTTCGTCGGGCAGGAGCTGACCGACACCGAGGCCGACGCGTGGTTCCAGCGCTACCTCGCCCACTACGAGGCGGTCTGGGCGCTGTTCCCGGACGTCCTGCCGGTCCTCGACGCCCTCGCCGCCAGCCACCGGCACGCGGTGCTCTCCAACTCCAGCCTCCACGTCCAGGACCGCAAACTGCGCGTCCTCGGCGTCCACGACCGCTTCGAGACCATCCTGTGCGCGGCGGAACTCGGCGTCTCCAAACCCGAGGCCGGCGCCTTCCACGCCGTCTGCGAGGCCCTCGCCCTCGCTCCGCACCAGGTGGCGTACGTCGGTGACCACCCGGAGATCGACGGGCGGGGCGCCGCCGACGCCGGGCTGTTGTCGGTGTGGATCGACCGCGGCGGCCTGTACGCCACGATCGAGGCGCCCGTCGGGCCGCACCGCATCGCCTCCCTCGCCGAACTGCCCTCGCTCCTCGGCGCGGATACTCGTTTTGGAGCCCCGTCCACCTTCGGGTAA
- the ndgR gene encoding IclR family transcriptional regulator NdgR, with the protein MDNSSGVGVLDKAALVLSALESGPATLAGLVGATGLARPTAHRLAVALEHHRMVARDMQGRFILGPRLAELAAAAGEDRLLATAGPVLTHLRDVTGESAQLYRRQGDMRICVAAAERLSGLRDTVPVGSTLTMKAGSSAQILLAWEEPERLHRGLQGARFTATALSGVRRRGWAQSIGEREPGVASVSAPVRGPSNRVVAAVSVSGPIERLTRHPGRMHAQAVIDAAGRLSEALRRTG; encoded by the coding sequence ATGGACAACAGTAGCGGCGTCGGCGTTCTGGACAAGGCGGCCCTCGTCCTGAGCGCTCTGGAGTCCGGTCCGGCCACCCTCGCGGGTCTGGTCGGTGCCACCGGACTGGCACGACCCACGGCCCACCGCCTGGCCGTGGCGCTGGAACACCACCGCATGGTGGCGCGTGACATGCAGGGCCGTTTCATTCTCGGCCCGCGTCTGGCCGAGCTGGCCGCGGCCGCGGGTGAGGACCGTCTCCTCGCCACCGCGGGCCCGGTGCTCACGCATCTCCGTGACGTCACGGGCGAGAGCGCGCAGCTCTACCGCCGCCAGGGCGACATGCGCATCTGCGTCGCCGCGGCGGAGCGCCTGTCCGGTCTGCGGGACACGGTCCCGGTCGGCTCGACGCTCACGATGAAGGCCGGCTCCTCGGCGCAGATCCTGCTGGCCTGGGAGGAGCCGGAGCGGCTGCACCGCGGCCTCCAGGGCGCGCGCTTCACGGCGACGGCCCTGTCGGGCGTACGGCGCCGGGGCTGGGCCCAGTCGATCGGTGAGCGGGAGCCGGGGGTCGCGTCCGTGTCCGCGCCGGTGCGTGGTCCTTCCAACCGTGTGGTGGCCGCGGTGTCGGTGTCCGGGCCGATCGAGCGGCTGACGCGGCACCCTGGCCGGATGCATGCGCAGGCTGTGATCGATGCCGCGGGGCGCCTCTCCGAGGCACTTCGGCGTACGGGCTGA
- the leuC gene encoding 3-isopropylmalate dehydratase large subunit, protein MGRTLAEKVWDDHVVRRAEGEPDLLFIDLHLLHEVTSPQAFDGLRKSGRTVRRLDLTIATEDHNTPTLDIDKPIADPVSRVQLETLRKNAAEFGVRLHPLGDVEQGVVHVVGPQLGLTQPGMTVVCGDSHTSTHGAFGALAFGIGTSQVEHVLATQTLPMTRPKTMAITVDGELPEGVTAKDLILAIIAKIGTGGGQGYVLEYRGEAIEKLSMEARMTICNMSIEAGARAGMIAPDETTFAYLKGRPHAPEGEEWDAAVAYWKTLKTDEDAEFDAEVVIDAAELSPFVTWGTNPGQGAPLSASVPDPASYEDASERYAAEKALEYMGLEAGQPLRSIKVDTVFVGSCTNGRIEDLRAAAELLKGRKVADGVRMLVVPGSARVGLQAVSEGLDVVFKEAGAEWRHAGCSMCLGMNPDQLAPGERSASTSNRNFEGRQGKGGRTHLVSPQVAAATAVLGHLASPADLADADVRTPAGV, encoded by the coding sequence ATGGGTAGGACACTCGCGGAGAAAGTCTGGGACGACCATGTCGTCCGGCGCGCCGAGGGCGAGCCCGACCTTCTCTTCATCGATCTGCACCTGCTGCACGAGGTGACCAGCCCGCAGGCCTTCGACGGCCTCCGCAAGAGCGGGCGCACGGTGCGGCGCCTCGACCTCACCATCGCCACCGAGGACCACAACACCCCCACCCTCGACATCGACAAGCCCATCGCCGACCCGGTCTCCCGGGTCCAGCTGGAGACCCTGCGCAAGAACGCCGCCGAGTTCGGGGTGCGCCTGCACCCGCTGGGCGACGTCGAGCAGGGCGTCGTGCACGTCGTCGGCCCGCAGCTGGGTCTGACCCAGCCCGGCATGACCGTCGTCTGCGGTGACTCCCACACCTCCACGCACGGCGCCTTCGGCGCCCTGGCGTTCGGTATCGGCACCTCCCAGGTGGAGCACGTGCTGGCCACCCAGACGCTGCCGATGACCCGTCCCAAGACCATGGCGATCACGGTCGACGGCGAGCTGCCCGAGGGCGTCACCGCCAAGGACCTGATCCTGGCGATCATCGCGAAGATCGGCACGGGCGGCGGCCAGGGCTACGTCCTGGAGTACCGCGGCGAGGCCATCGAGAAGCTCTCGATGGAGGCCCGGATGACCATCTGCAACATGTCGATCGAGGCCGGCGCCCGCGCGGGCATGATCGCCCCCGACGAGACCACCTTCGCGTACCTCAAGGGCCGTCCGCACGCCCCCGAGGGCGAGGAGTGGGACGCCGCCGTCGCGTACTGGAAGACGCTGAAGACGGACGAGGACGCCGAGTTCGACGCCGAGGTCGTCATCGACGCCGCCGAGCTGTCGCCGTTCGTCACCTGGGGCACCAACCCCGGGCAGGGCGCACCGCTTTCGGCGTCCGTCCCCGATCCTGCTTCGTACGAAGACGCATCGGAGCGCTACGCCGCCGAAAAGGCCCTGGAGTACATGGGGTTGGAGGCCGGACAGCCGCTGCGCTCCATCAAGGTGGACACCGTCTTCGTAGGCTCCTGCACCAACGGCCGCATCGAGGACCTGCGCGCCGCGGCCGAGCTGCTCAAGGGCCGCAAAGTCGCCGACGGCGTACGGATGCTGGTCGTCCCGGGCTCCGCGCGGGTCGGACTGCAGGCCGTCTCCGAGGGGCTGGACGTCGTCTTCAAGGAGGCCGGCGCCGAGTGGCGGCACGCGGGCTGCTCCATGTGTCTGGGCATGAACCCCGACCAGCTGGCCCCGGGTGAGCGCTCCGCGTCCACCTCCAACCGCAACTTCGAGGGGCGGCAGGGCAAGGGCGGCCGCACGCACCTGGTGTCGCCGCAGGTCGCCGCCGCGACCGCCGTCCTGGGCCACCTGGCCTCCCCGGCCGACCTGGCCGACGCCGACGTCCGTACGCCCGCTGGAGTCTGA
- the leuD gene encoding 3-isopropylmalate dehydratase small subunit, with product MEAFTTHTGRAVPLRRSNVDTDQIIPAHWLKKVTRDGFEDGLFEAWRKDETFVLNQPERQGATVLVAGPDFGTGSSREHAVWALQNYGFKAVISSRFADIFRGNSLKNGLLTVVLEQKIVDALWELTEKDPQAEITVDLERREVRAEGITASFELDENSRWRLLNGLDDISITLQNEADIAAYEAKRPSFKPRTLPV from the coding sequence ATGGAAGCATTCACCACCCACACCGGCCGGGCCGTCCCGCTGCGCCGCAGCAACGTCGACACCGACCAGATCATCCCCGCCCACTGGCTCAAGAAGGTGACCCGGGACGGGTTCGAGGACGGGCTGTTCGAGGCCTGGCGCAAGGACGAGACGTTCGTCCTCAACCAGCCCGAGCGCCAGGGCGCGACCGTGCTGGTCGCGGGCCCCGACTTCGGCACCGGCTCCTCCCGCGAGCACGCCGTCTGGGCGCTGCAGAACTACGGCTTCAAGGCCGTGATCTCCTCCCGCTTCGCGGACATCTTCCGCGGCAACTCGCTCAAGAACGGCCTGCTCACGGTCGTGCTGGAGCAGAAGATCGTGGACGCGCTGTGGGAGCTCACCGAGAAGGACCCGCAGGCCGAGATCACCGTCGACCTGGAGCGCCGCGAGGTGCGCGCCGAGGGCATCACCGCCTCCTTCGAGCTGGACGAGAACTCCCGCTGGCGGCTGCTGAACGGCCTCGACGACATCTCGATCACCCTGCAGAACGAGGCGGACATCGCCGCGTACGAGGCGAAGCGCCCGTCGTTCAAGCCGCGGACGCTCCCGGTCTGA
- a CDS encoding HU family DNA-binding protein, whose translation MNKAQLVEAIADKMGGRQQAADAVDHVLDAIVRAVVAGERVSVTGFGSFEKVDRPARYARNPQTGERVRVKKTSVPRFRAGQGFKDLVSGSKKLPRGGEVSVKKAPKGSLSGGAGATVKKAAAKKATTKTAAAKKTTAKKTTAKKATTKTAAAKKTTAKKAPAKKTTTASKTTAAKKTTAKKAPAKKATAKKAPAKKSTARKTTAKKTTARKK comes from the coding sequence GTGAACAAGGCGCAGCTCGTAGAAGCGATTGCCGACAAGATGGGCGGCCGCCAGCAGGCCGCCGACGCTGTCGACCATGTACTGGACGCCATCGTCCGCGCGGTCGTCGCAGGTGAGAGGGTCTCCGTCACCGGCTTCGGTTCCTTCGAGAAGGTCGACCGTCCGGCCCGCTACGCCCGGAACCCCCAGACGGGCGAGCGGGTTCGGGTCAAGAAGACCTCCGTTCCGCGTTTCCGCGCGGGCCAGGGCTTCAAGGACCTGGTCAGCGGCTCGAAGAAGCTCCCGCGCGGTGGTGAGGTGTCCGTCAAGAAGGCGCCCAAGGGCAGCCTGTCCGGCGGTGCCGGCGCGACGGTCAAGAAGGCCGCCGCGAAGAAGGCGACCACGAAGACGGCCGCCGCGAAGAAGACCACCGCCAAGAAGACCACGGCGAAGAAGGCCACCACCAAGACGGCGGCCGCGAAGAAGACGACGGCCAAGAAGGCGCCCGCCAAGAAGACCACGACGGCGTCCAAGACCACCGCCGCGAAGAAGACCACCGCCAAGAAGGCCCCGGCGAAGAAGGCGACGGCCAAGAAGGCGCCCGCCAAGAAGTCGACGGCGCGCAAGACCACCGCCAAGAAGACCACCGCCCGCAAGAAGTAA
- the cofC gene encoding 2-phospho-L-lactate guanylyltransferase, giving the protein MQWTLVVPLKPLAQAKSRLADTADDGLRPDLALAFAQDTVAAALACPEVRDVAVVTDDARAGRELAALGAAIVPDEPGSGLNAALAHGARAVRSTRPRSPVAALNADLPALRPQELSRVLDSAAEFPRAFLPDAAGIGTTLLAAAPGLELRPAFGTDSRARHRTSGAVELRLAAVDSVRQDVDTGDDLRSALALGVGPHTAAAAARLLTPGQ; this is encoded by the coding sequence GTGCAGTGGACCCTGGTCGTACCCCTGAAGCCCCTGGCCCAGGCCAAGAGCAGGCTTGCGGACACCGCGGACGACGGGCTGCGGCCGGACCTGGCCCTGGCCTTCGCCCAGGACACGGTGGCGGCGGCGCTGGCCTGCCCGGAGGTGCGGGATGTGGCAGTCGTCACGGACGACGCCCGAGCGGGCCGCGAGCTGGCCGCTCTGGGCGCGGCGATCGTCCCCGACGAGCCGGGCAGCGGCCTCAACGCCGCCCTCGCGCACGGGGCGCGGGCCGTACGGTCCACACGTCCGCGAAGCCCGGTGGCCGCGCTGAACGCCGATCTTCCGGCACTGCGCCCGCAGGAATTGTCCCGGGTGCTGGATTCCGCCGCTGAATTCCCGCGCGCATTTCTCCCGGACGCGGCCGGCATCGGCACGACCCTGCTGGCGGCCGCCCCGGGCCTGGAATTGCGTCCGGCCTTCGGCACCGATTCCCGGGCCCGGCACCGCACGTCCGGCGCGGTGGAACTGCGCCTCGCCGCCGTGGATTCCGTACGCCAGGACGTGGACACCGGCGACGACCTGCGCAGCGCGCTGGCCCTGGGGGTCGGCCCTCATACGGCCGCGGCCGCCGCGCGGTTGCTGACACCCGGGCAGTAG